Proteins encoded together in one Mobula birostris isolate sMobBir1 chromosome 21, sMobBir1.hap1, whole genome shotgun sequence window:
- the LOC140185906 gene encoding transcription factor ATOH7-like, with product MKSAASAYAPGADPVIAARSASAPSVCGAERVESCVRRRMAANARERRRMQGLNTAFDRLRKVVPQWGQDKKLSKYETLQMALSYIMALTRILTEAERYGSDRRWIHIQYQHIEGSESIQTYVGQVSEKKDMCTDSIFPFNHDSFQSVN from the coding sequence ATGAAGTCCGCCGCATCAGCCTATGCTCCGGGAGCAGATCCGGTGATTGCCGCCCGCTCTGCTTCCGCTCCGAGTGTGTGCGGAGCCGAGAGGGTGGAGAGCTGCGTCCGCCGGAGAATGGCTGCTAACGCCCGGGAGAGGCGACGCATGCAGGGACTCAACACCGCCTTCGACCGGCTCCGCAAAGTGGTACCTCAGTGGGGGCAAGACAAGAAACTTTCCAAATATGAGACGTTGCAGATGGCCCTAAGCTACATTATGGCCCTGACTCGAATACTGACCGAGGCCGAACGCTACGGCAGCGACCGGCGCTGGATTCACATCCAGTACCAGCACATAGAGGGGAGCGAGAGCATTCAGACTTACGTGGGACAGGTATCAGAGAAAAAAGACATGTGCACAGACAGCATCTTCCCGTTCAACCACGACAGCTTCCAGTCAGTCAACTAA